GCCCTTGCCGCCCACCGTGACGAGCACAGCGTCCAGCTATTGGCCGTGAGCAAGACCAAGCCCGCTGACGCCGTGCGTGAAGCCCACGCCGCCGGCCTGCGCGACTTTGGCGAGAACTACTTGCAGGAAGCCTTGGGCAAACAGCTCGAATTGACCGACCTGCCCTTGATCTGGCACTTCATCGGCCCCATTCAATCGAACAAGACTCGCGCTATCGCCGAGCATTTCGACTGGGTGCATTCCGTGGATCGTTTGAAAATTGCACAACGCCTGTCCGAACAACGTCCTGCCGATCTGCCACCATTGAACATCTGCATCCAGGTCAACGTCAGCGGTGAAGCCAGCAAATCCGGCTGCACCCCGGTCGACCTGCCCGCCCTGGCCCACGCCATCAGTGAACTGCCGCGCCTCAAGTTGCGCGGCTTGATGGCGATTCCCGAGCCGACCGAAGATCGCGCCGCCCAGGACGCTGCTTTTGCTGCCGTGCAAAGCCTGCAAGCCAGCCTGAACCTGCCGCTCGACACACTTTCCATGGGCATGAGCCACGACCTCGAGTCGGCCATCGCCCAAGGCGCCACCTGGGTCCGCATCGGAACGGCCCTGTTTGGTGCCCGCGACTACAGCCAGCCTTGAACAA
This DNA window, taken from Pseudomonas fluorescens NCIMB 11764, encodes the following:
- a CDS encoding YggS family pyridoxal phosphate-dependent enzyme, yielding MSTIADNIALVSSRIRAAALAAHRDEHSVQLLAVSKTKPADAVREAHAAGLRDFGENYLQEALGKQLELTDLPLIWHFIGPIQSNKTRAIAEHFDWVHSVDRLKIAQRLSEQRPADLPPLNICIQVNVSGEASKSGCTPVDLPALAHAISELPRLKLRGLMAIPEPTEDRAAQDAAFAAVQSLQASLNLPLDTLSMGMSHDLESAIAQGATWVRIGTALFGARDYSQP